TGAGGTAGCAAGGGGGAGAGACGGGATCTACTTGTGCCAGAAGAAATACATACTTGATTTGTtgacagagacatgtatgttataTTGCACACCTATCGATACCCCTATCGAGAAAAACCATTGTCTAGTAGAGTATGCAGACCAGACACTGACTGATTGAGCTCGCTATCAGAGGTTAGTTGGGCGCTTGATCTATTTGACCCATACTAGATCAGATATTGCTTATGTAGTGAGTGTAGTGAGctagttcatgcataatccaagcGAGAGtcacatggatgttgttgtgagaattttgagatatttgaagtcagctcgatgattcttcgtggacttgagtttggatttgatgaagaacgagcgatttggtagcttcatgattcttcgtggacttgattttggatttggatttgatgaagaacgagcgatttggtaacTTGATAATTCTTCGTGGAGTGATCTTACTTTCTCTTGTGTTGAAGTCGAAGTATGGATCATTCTCTTGAGCTCTAGTACCTAttatcttgctcaagtgatttttttttcaagtctcatctcttcatgttggaagaggtatttatagtgtcaaggtttctattttataaaatattttaatgacactaaaataataatattaatttaattgtataattaaatcaatatgtattttctgattaatttaaaattagttagtctcataactaaattaaatatattcaaataattgatttaattataaccgttaaagaatttattaatttaatcaaatgtccgattaccattttaaatcgtcaatgacattcaatttctgATTTAAGTCAGAATCACatagctttgattacgatcatccatttatgtcgcgagttttattcggatccgcactaactttgttggcctttgggccacgtgtgcaattttgttggatttttggttgatttaatcatttaatgaagataatttacttcattaaatttcatgtgtctacaaatgcccccaTTTCAAGTCGTGCTACAGATATGTCGTCGTCACGTTCTGAAAGCgcagcttgaagtatgcactttgatttgaagAATTTGTGGAGCTAGCTTCCAAGGCTCTGCAAATTTTGTAGTAATCTTTCCTTATGACTTCCGAGATTTAGTTCGACACGAAGGGAAATTATTGACCTCTACGtcgatttattttatttgtaaaataaaaatatttccaTCCCCTCTATAATTGGTTTCTCTAGATTTGTCTGGTTCTGAATGCTTAGAAACatttttctcatttgttttgtctttctttttcttatctttatCTTTTTTCCATCAATCTTTCCCACCACCACTTAAACATCAGACCATCTTTCTCATTtgttttgtcttttttttttcttctctttatcTCTTTTCCATCAACCTTTCCCACCACCAACGAAAGCATCAGACCATCTTTCTCATTTGTtttgtcttcttttttcttctctttatcTCTTTTCTATTAATCCTTCTTTCAACATTTCTCTCCGATGGTTCTAGCATACTTCAAGTTGCGCTTTTAACACATGACGACGACATGTCTGAAACACGACTTGAAGTGAGGGCATTTGTAGAcatatgaaatttaatgaagtaaatcatcttcattaaatgattaaatcaaccaagaacccgacaaaattgcacacgtggcccaaaagccaacaaagttagtgcggatccgaataaaactagcgacataaatggatgatcgtaatcgaagctacgtgattccgacttaaatcagaaattgaatgtcattgacgattcgaaatggtaatcggacatttgattaaattaataaattccttaacggttataattaaatcaattatttgaatatgTTCAATTTAGTTAtaagaataactaattttaaattaatcagaaaatatatattgatttaattatacaattaaagaaatattattattttagtgtcattaaaatattctataaaataaaagtcttgacactataaatatcaCTTCCAATATGAAGAAATgggacttgaaaaaaaaatcacttgagcaagggAAGAGGTACTAGAGCTCAAGAGAAGGACACCTACTTCGACTTCAAcacaagagagagaaaaatcactctcgagaaatcccgaagtctttcaagtccacgaagaatcatcaagctaccaaatcgctcgttcttcatcaaatccaaatccaaactcaagtccacgaagaatcatcgagctatcaaatcgctcgttctttatcaaatccgaatccaaactcaaattctcaagatcaagtgcacgtcacccttgagccaactTACATACGGAAATAGAATCaaaggagttcacaaagattgtaacatcatgcttgattatcaataaattacattttatttatacacatgtctgcattcttatttattttcagattctcgttctacacaTATGACGATAGATTTTCATTTTGATTGCTCCCGAATTTCTGGTTGGTTGAATTACTACATATAATCCCAATTAATAATGTACCGACCGGGCACTCAGCTATATGTACTCATCTTACTACCAACGAAAATGCGAATCCATTTCTAACACTAGCCCTAATTAAGAATGTAACCAGCCGGATCTATTCAATGGCGGACAATAGGCACCCACTTCTGTCGTCAGGAGACGAGGTGGTGCAGCTAGCTTCTCATCATCAAGTGCATAATCACCTAGAGTCCCTCGCTGCACCCGCAAACCCTTCTTTCATTTCCAGCAGTACCTTCAATCCCGACTCCGATGACATCCCTCCCATCACTAGCTTCCGCGATTTCTTCCGAGAGTTTAATCGAGAATCCAAGAAGCTCTGGTTTCTTGCCGGCCCCGCCATCTTCACTTCCATATGTCAGTACTCTCTCGGCGCCGTCACTCAAATCTTTGCCGGACAGGTCGGCACTATCGACCTCGCCTTCGTCGCCATCGAAAACTCCGTCATCGCCGGATTCTCCTTGACAACGTACATAACAATGTTTGACTGTCGGTGTGCACTTGTATTAGACTACTGTACCAATCTGAACTGTAACTTAATTTGGTGATCAAATTAAGCTCGGAATGGGGAGTGCACTCGAGACGTTATGTGGGCAAGCTTTTGGAGCCGGACAGCTAGACATGTGAGGAATTTACATGCCGCGTTCTTGGGTGATCCTTAATGCCACCAGCATATATAGGGTTGTGCTTTCTTTACATATTTGCTCAGCAGATTCTGTACGGAATAGGGCAGACGGCGGAGATATCAAAGGCTGCGGGAGTGTTCGCTCTCTACATGATCCCGCAGCTGTTTGCGTACGCGATGAACTTTCCGATAACCAAGTTCCTGCAGTCGCAGAGCAAGATCATGGTGGTGTCGGTGATCACAGGGGTGGTGCTTATCATACACAGTGTTGAGCTGGCTGCTGATGTTGAAGCTCGGGTGGGGGTTGGTGGGAGCGGCGGTGGTGCTGAACTTGTCGTGGTGGATCATAGTGTTAGGGAAGCTGGGTTATATTTTGTCGGGGACTTGTGGCCGGGCGTGGACTGGCTTCTCATGGAAGGCCTTCCATAGTCTTTGGGGGTTTGTTAAGTTGTCTCTTGCTTCGGCAGTCATGCTCTGGTAAATAGTCCCGAATCACAAGCTCCCTGCAATAGTTTATTTGATAATCCTTTTCATATCTCTCACTGCTCGACATCAGTTAAATGTGTTTCTACCCCAAAACCTCTTcagttttttagtttttatattttacataTCAAGTGGATGTgaagaaattaattaatatcagTTTAAGGTAGATTGTGCACGTTTTTCCTCAAGTTATTACATTAGCAATCAGGAAAATTGGTTAATCTTGCCAGACAGAACCCtagcttgaattttcttttgtcaATTTTTCTGCAGTTTGGACGTGTGGTATTTCATGGCATTGATTCTGTTTGCTGGGTACCTAAAGAATGCAGAAGTTTCTGTGAATGGACTATCCATATGGTGAGTACTCTGTTTTTCTCTACAATATATTGGTAGTTTGGTACCCATCGAAATATTTAACATTTGGGTACATCTGAGTTTGCAGCATGAACATATTGGGATGGACAATCATGATGTCTCTTGGCATGAATGCAGCAATAAGGTCAGTCAATCCGATCATAAACCTTACAATGCCAAAATTCACTTCTAATCTGACCACACAACATACAAATTCCAAAATGTACGTTCAATCTGAAACAATCAACTTTGCAGCGTGAGAGTGTCAAATGAACTAGGAGGAGGACACCCAAGAACAGCAAAGTTCTCACTAGTAGTGGCTGTGATAACATCCTTTATCGTGTGTCTTCCTTTCCCTCATCCGCATCATCTTCCGAAACCAATATCCCGCCTTGTTTTCAAGCGATTCGGAAGTCCAGGCTCTCGTGGTGCAGCTCACACCTTTGCTGGCAACCTGCATTGTCACCAACAACATTCAGCCTGTGCTATCTGGTGTTGCAATTGGAGCAGGATGGCAAGCTGTAGTGGCCTATGTGAACATAGCTTGTTACTATGTAGTTGGGGTACCTTGGGCTTACTCTTTGGGTACTATTTTGACTGGGGTGTTCAGGTAAGTCTCTACCTATCTAACCCTGCCTAACATTTTTAGTGAATAGTCCAAAACAGAAGCTTCACTGAATTTGATTATTTTTGCAGGGTATTTGGAGTGGAATGCTAATAGGAACATACATTCAAACTATCGTGCTATTCACCATGGTTTATAGGACCAACTGGAACAAAGAGGTAAAGGGATCAATTTGACATCATTAATGTTCACGAAGTAAATTTCAACAAATTCCCAACCAAGTCAAGGCTGGATCACATACAAACTGAGACATTTATCTGTTATGCATGCAGGCTTCTATAGCAGAAGACATGATAAAGAGATGGGGTGGCCAAGCAGATAATCCTAATGACAAGGAGATCAGCAACGTTGCAAAGACATAGAAACTAATTACAAGTCGGACTTCATCTTCCGGGAATTGTTGTAGACTACTTACGAACTTATGAGGAACGAAGTTGTCATTTGATGCCTATACAAGAACTTCACGCTGGGAAAAAGTTACTACCCTTGGTCTCTTATTGCATGCCTCTATATGTGACAGAACACAACTCGTTCGATTCTAAATGAGAGATATGCAGAGAATCAGATTCTTAAATTAGTATTGCAGAATCAGATTCTAACTATAACTTGTCCCATACATAGATGCTAATACTCATGCCTCGGCATTAAACTCATTGATCTCCTTGTTGCATCCGATCTCGATCTATAACACGAACACGACTCATATTGCACCGAGTCAACCTGTGAGATGTCACAGTCAGATTCTGGTAATTAACTTGGTATTGCATTATTAATTTCCCCTTTTCTAAATCACTTGTGTCGTTTGCCATGACATCGACCACGCATCTACAATTCAGACATAACGACCAGCAAGCTAGTCAGCTCACAACAAACTTGGACTGAAACAACACTCACAAGTCCCTACCTTGATTTGCTAATCATATATACAATTTTCAGGAGATAACTAGTGAATAAATACATGGGGATTTGTTGAGTCAAGCATTTACGCTTCATTTACCCACACATTGTTTCCTTTCATCGATCGCATGTCAAAGATGCATGTAGCAAATACTACCTCGCCTGTTCATTTCTATTTCACTCCACAGTCCTCAACCAAATTAACCGCAGAACATATGGTTGACGTTATTATGTTTGATTTGTTTCCTTGtctttttaatttgtttattattatttatactattcaataaaattccaAATTGGACCGCCGAGACATGTTATAGCCTATAAATGTACCAATCTCTGCCTATGCAAGAACCTATCTCTATTCCAATACCAATCCGATCATCAAATGGAGGAGAATAAACAGCCACTTCTGTCGATAAGAGACGACGTGGTGGCAATTCcacaacatcatcatcatccggTGCATGACAATCTAGAGTCGTTCCCTGCACCTGCAAACGCTTCTTCCATTTCCACCGCGACCTTTAACCCCGACTCCGACGACATCCCTCCCATCAATGGCGTCCGTGACTTCTTCCGTGAGTTCAACCGAGAATCCAAGAAGCTCTGGTTTCTTGCCGGCCCCGCCATCTTCACTTCACTATGTCAGTACTCTCTTGGTGCCATCACTCAAGTCTTCGCCGGCCAGGTCAGCACCATCGACCTCGCCGCCGTCTCCGTCGAGAACTCGGTCATCGCTGGATTCTGCTTTGGCGCTTTGGTACTTAGTCCTATATTCCAATTTCagcaatggattctatatgaTTAAGCTCAAAGCCTCATACTCTCAAACACTCGATCAAACCTTTCTACGTAAACAGTAAACTACTTAATACTCTAACAACATACCATATATAACAACATAAGGTATCACACtctattgtacatttgtacttGGCCAAATTAATTAATCTCGCCGATCTCCTCTGTTTATGAAGCTCGGCATGGGGAGCGCGCTTGAGACCCTGTGCGGCCAAGCTTTCGGCGCCGGACAGCTTAACATGTTAGGAATCTACATGCAGCGGTCTTGGGTGATCCTCAACGCCACCAGCGTTATGTTGTGCTTTCTCTACATATTTGCTCAGCAGATTCTGTACGGAATTGGTCAGACGGCGGCAATATCCAAGGCGGCGGGTGAGTTCGCCATATACATGATACCTCAGCTGTTCGCGTACGCCATGGTTTTTCCGTTAGCCAAGTTCCTGCAGTCACAGAGCAAGATGATGGTGATGGCTTTGATCGCGGCGGTGGCGCTAATATTGCACACTGTGTTCAGCTGGCTGCTGATGTTAAAGCTCGGATGGGGACTGGTGGGCGCGGCGGTGGTGCTTAACGCGTCGTGGTGGCTCATAGTGGTGTCTCAGATGGTTTATATTCTCTCCGGGACTTGTGGTCGGGCGTGGACTGGTTTCTCATGGAAGGCCTTCCAAGGTCTGTGGGGGTTTGTCAAGTTGTCTCTTGCATCGGCAGTCATGCTCTGGTAAGTCCATCTTCATAATCATCACCTTCAGTCTAGTGAGGGCATGTAAGTACAagttgatttcttttcttatcttcgGCTATTTGTTTCTTGCACGTCTTAGAAAATCAAGGGGCACATCGCCCTCGATGAACTGTAGATTCTGAAAACAGAAAATTATTTTGGTTCAACTCGGATTGAACATTGACAAATTTCAAAAAGATACAGATGGCAGAGatcttatataaattgaaatacGTACGTTGTTATAGACACACAATTGTAGAATTTAATAGTTTCATTTATGATCATCGTTGTAtctatttattttcatattgaaTGGACTCTAATCATCCTATGATTTCTAAATATCTACCCATttcttaaataaataaataaataaaaatgacgGATTCTATTATTTCTATCTACCCAGAGAAGTAAATGCAATCCGGCCACTTTAGTTAAGCCAATGCAGAAACATGGCCCGGCCAGAAAAGTGACTGTACGTGATCATCAAAAAGAAATCTTCTATCATTTTTGTCTTCCTACTAGTCtcctttctctttcttgttTTATTCGTATACGTCCTACTAGTCTCCTACTATGACTTGttcagaaaagaaaacagTTCTCCTACTATGAAAAGTTGATAGCAAACAATGTGAAAAGTGTTTGCTTGGTCCACTCCTAACATTCATTACTAATTGGTAGTTTGGTACATTTAGACgagaaaatagagaaaataagaAGATACAATCATCTCCCTTTTGTCCTAAAAATGCCAAAATAATGAAAGAACTCTTGAGTGGAGAAGAAGTGAGTTTGTGATGTGTGACATAGCACGTCTGACTTGAGACTTGAGACATTGAGTTGTGAAATCAATCGTATAGATCGGTAGAGAAGCGATAACGTCTATTTTCTAAAAGAAATCTATTGACAATCTTGTGCAGTTTGGAAGTATGGTATTTTATGGCATTGATTCTCTTTGCTGGATATTTAAAGAATGCAGAAGTTTCTGTGGATGGCCTATCCATATGGTGAGTACTCTCTTCTGCTACACGATCGCGATCTACATTCTTTGATTCAACTTCAGAGTAGCTTGGAAATTAAACTTTATTTGATAAGTTGTCAAGTTGAGAACCGTACTGTATAAATTTGTTGACCGAGTAATATTGAGTATTCTGCAGCATGAACATATTGGGATGGACAATCATGATGTCTTTTGGCATGAATGCAGCTATAAGGTCAGTCACTCTCAGAAACCTTAAATTTTGCATGTAAATTTCCCAATCACAGCCTCTACTGGTTCAAAACTTCAAACTGAAAATGAAGTTGAATATTTGGCAGTGTGAGAGTGTCGAATGAACTTGGAGCTGGACATCCAAGAACAGCAAAGTTCTCGCTAGTAGTGGCCGTAATATCTTCATTCCTTGTTGGCGTTCTTCTGTCgctcatcctcatcatcttcCGAAACCAATATCCAGCATTGTTTTCAAGTGATTCAGACGTTCAAGCGCTCGTGGTGCAGCTCACTCCCTTGCTGGCAACCTGCATTGTCATCAATAACATTCAACCTGTGCTATCTGGTGTTGCAATTGGAGCAGGATGGCAAGCTTTTGTGGCTTATGTCAACATAGGCTGTTACTATATAATTGGGGTGCCCTTGGGTTTACTCTTTGGCTACAAATTCGACTGGGGTGTTATGGTAAGCCTATCTGTATCTACCAAACCTTGTAGTGAATAGTCCGACTATTTTTGCTCACTTAGATATCCATGGGTAAAAGACGTAATCGATCATTCTTGCAGGGGATTTGGATTGGAATGCTCACGGGGACAGTTCTTCAGACTTGTGTCCTCTTCTATTTGGTTTATAAGACCAACTGGAACAAAGAGGTGAGGGATTTGAGcctcttttgtttttccatGTACAATTCGCTAGAACATCAAGAATATCCGGTCAAGTAGGAACTGTAGGATACACCATAACTGAGGTGCTGTTACGTGAAATGCAGGCTTCTATAGCTGAAGACAGGATACGGAAATGGGGAGGCGAATCAGACAATCCCAAAGACAAGGAGAATAACACAATGACATAAGAATTTACAAGTTTCCAGAATACGGAAATGGGGAGGTGAATCAGACAATCCCAAAGACAAGGAGAATAACACAATGACATAAGAATTTACAAGTTTCCAGAATAATACAAGGATAACAGGATGCAAGACTTCAATTTTTACTATTCAGTTCTCAATTCTAGTGAACAAGGTGCAAAAGGGAGCAAGGGGCACAAGAACACTCCCAATCGTTTTGGGTCTTGACTGATCTGCATCAGTGGATGATTTTAAGGCTAAGATGCTTTCTATTTGTTGTATGACAATCAAAGTTGGCATTGAAAACTATTACTCTTTGTAGTATATAATTATCATTCACGTTTATGCAAACTACCAttcaagagaaaaaaaaatgaattcattacaCTTCAAAAGAACATCAATAAGCATACACCATGTTGCGAAAACCATTACTGAAATCCGATGTCAGTCACTTTGATCCATTAGTCAATTGAGTTTAAAAAGcacatttgcaaaaacaacacaaacagCCAAGCAGCTGCTCAATGGAATCACATGATTCCATTTATTCAGCGGCAAAACTCTAAATAACACCTATGAAAAACAGTTAACCAATGAAATCCATATCTGTCCAACATAATTGAACAGTGGAACTATTAATGAGTACAACAATTAGCAAAAACACCAACACTAATACTGTGCTTTATGATTGGAACAATAGATCTAGCATATCCAAATATCACTTGGGTTGAAGAATAAAAAGTTGATCACATTCGGTGTGCAAGTAGAACATACATCCAACAATAAAATGAGACTATCTTATATAAAGCAAAACACTCGAAGTAAGCacataaacagaaaaaaaaaacccccaATTATCATGATGCTCCAAGTGAAGCACACATGAACTTTCTTCCAGACCAATGCCATTAGTCCGTTTGAACAATTCACCAGATTGGGAAATCTGGTTGGTACAGGACTACAGGTCTCTGGTTGTTCTTTTAACTAAACATTGATATAATGACGGAATTCCAACTAGAATGAGAATCGAATCATTTTATCCGAACAATAAACCgatttcaactcaaatgtGAGCCAAATCCTCATATTCTATCCAAACAACAAGCTTCTAAACACAATTTCAACCAAGATTGATCAATTGCATGATCGTAAACCAACATAAGCCGCATCACAGGGTAACCAACAGcaacacaaatatcaacaCGAATGataaaactcatccaaatcgACCCATGCCACAAACAAAACACAGATAATTAAGCAAATCCCATAAACATGAAAAGCCATTAAACATCCGTTTATCGATATCCGAAAACATAACATAGCTGTCTCCAGGCAGTCTAAACCACATAAACATTTTTAAAAAACGcagaacaaaatcaaaactccTAGAATTCGCAAAACTCGAGACCAAACCTAGGCGGTGAGCACAACAGCGCCGCCGGCTTCCTTAATCTTCTTCTCAGCAACCTTAGAGATGAGCTTGGCCTTCACCACGACGGGCTGGTTGACCGGAAGCTTCCCCTTACCGAGGATCTTGAAGTAGCCGTGCTGAGTGACGTCGATCAGGGGCACGTTGTCCTTGGTGGCCTTGTCCTTGGCCTCCTGGGGGACGAGTGACCAGAGCTTGTCGACGTTGACGATGGGGCAGTAGAACTTGTTGCGGAGTTTGTGGAAGTACCTCATACCGACCTTACCGAAATACCCCGGGTGGTACTTGTCGAAGAGGATGCGGTGGTGGTGCATGCCTCCGGCGTTACCGCGACCTCCGGGATGCTTGCGGTGCTTCCCGATACGACCGTGCCCTGCGCTAACGTGGCCTCTCTTCTTGCGGTTCTTCTTGAAGCGGGTCGTCATCGCGCTCTCTGTCTCGGCGGCTGAGTGAGTCTCTGTAACACTCCTAGGGTTCGGCGGCACACAGAGGAGGGAGTGAGGATGGGGTTGGGGTATATATGTGGTGGAAATGTGTCTTGGGTTTACGATTATACCCTTAGGTTTAGGTGTAGTGGTTTGGACTGCGGGACGTATATGGGCTTTCTAAACCCAATAAACCGTGTTTTAGCACGTTGGGTTTgcgaaagaaaaaggaaatattcaaaattttgTCATCAGGAAATAAATGGATTTACagaaaattatgtttttataGAGTAAATATGACAAGTCCGTTATCAGTAAACAAAACAACATTGAGGTTATTCAAAAGCTATTACTGCCCAATATCATCTGGTGTAGCGGCACCACTCTCTTCTTTGTACGTTGGAAGTCGTGATGAGTTTGACTCATAAGTCACAATAGACTATTGAGGACTGGGCAAAAAgcccgaaaaagaaaaaaaatccggACCGGACCGGACCGCCGGGTCCGTCCGGGCGGGCCGGGTTTTTTGCCGGGCGGGTCGGGTTTTTTGCCGGGCTCAtatgttgtcatgtgataaacgggccgggctttgttatgtccgggccggtcccgggccttcaaatctttaaacaaaaaaaacccggaAACCCGGGACATTAGGTGTTATTATGTAATTGGTTTTCGTAAGTGATCCtaaacttatagaatagaTACAATGACACTGGAACATAACCAAATAACCTTAAACTTAACTAATTCTAATCCCATAATTCTCATTGTCGTCGCCTCGCACTGCCGATTCGCCGCCAACTAGCCAAAAATAGAGTTAGGCCCGGAAAACCGGGCGGGCTCGGCCCGGATATTACCGGTCCAGGTTTTACCCGGGTCCTGCAATTAATTGACCCGGGCCGGATTTTACCCGGGCCCtggtttttttagaaaaaaacccGGCCCGTCACACTACAACCGGGCCGGGCCCGGGCCCTGAAAAAAATTGCCCGGGCCGgacccgtgcccagccctagaCTCATTATCGTATTTAAGCTATTTGTTTGATTAAAGAAAAAGTtattattgaatcactttaaaaGAAATTGTGCACATCTAATGCATTTCGGTTTCCATTGAAAGTCAAAAAGAGATTTGAAAGCAATACATCATCGACATTATATTTCCtcatcaacaaaaagaaagtACTTTCGAACATGGAGGCTCCAAAGAGTATTTCTAGCTTAACCTCCCAAAGTTGAGAGCTAATCAAGTTTCGCAATTGCATTGGAATATCGCCTTCAATTGAATTAAAAAAGACCATCAACCGACCCAATTGTCTCGTGAGAGACAATTATTTAGcataatgttttttttgtaCGAAGTCAAGAAATTTAGTAACTCAACAAACAGTACAAGGACTAACACACTCATAAGAGCCGATAATAAGAATTACTCCCTATGAATACCTAACACGTAGCTGCACCTAGATCCCAGATAAACAAAAGTACATCCATCTTCTAAAAGCAATTTAGagtgtttttattttggtatTCAAGAGAtttagaagaagaataaaTGTTACAACCAAATTTTTTTAGCACTGTGACCTAGACTCTCTAATGCCACTTAGTAGAAGGAGCCTCCTTCACTTGTTTGACCTTGACCAACAAAGCCCCAATAAACCAGACCCATTGCAAACTGATGTTGGTCTCATTAGGCCCCAAACTAGTATAATCCGCTATGGAAAAACCTAGGAGCCTTGCAGTCGGGTACAATGTTGCCACCATCTCCATGCCCAAGGGAGGGAACTCACCTTCGGCACCAGATCCTAGCTGTAAGCCCGAAAATCTCCAAATCTCATATATGATGACATTGCAATCTTGCTGAGA
This is a stretch of genomic DNA from Argentina anserina chromosome 4, drPotAnse1.1, whole genome shotgun sequence. It encodes these proteins:
- the LOC126792913 gene encoding protein DETOXIFICATION 29; this encodes MEENKQPLLSIRDDVVAIPQHHHHPVHDNLESFPAPANASSISTATFNPDSDDIPPINGVRDFFREFNRESKKLWFLAGPAIFTSLCQYSLGAITQVFAGQVSTIDLAAVSVENSVIAGFCFGALLGMGSALETLCGQAFGAGQLNMLGIYMQRSWVILNATSVMLCFLYIFAQQILYGIGQTAAISKAAGEFAIYMIPQLFAYAMVFPLAKFLQSQSKMMVMALIAAVALILHTVFSWLLMLKLGWGLVGAAVVLNASWWLIVVSQMVYILSGTCGRAWTGFSWKAFQGLWGFVKLSLASAVMLCLEVWYFMALILFAGYLKNAEVSVDGLSICMNILGWTIMMSFGMNAAISVRVSNELGAGHPRTAKFSLVVAVISSFLVGVLLSLILIIFRNQYPALFSSDSDVQALVVQLTPLLATCIVINNIQPVLSGVAIGAGWQAFVAYVNIGCYYIIGVPLGLLFGYKFDWGVMGIWIGMLTGTVLQTCVLFYLVYKTNWNKEASIAEDRIRKWGGESDNPKDKENNTMT
- the LOC126790609 gene encoding 60S ribosomal protein L27a-3 — translated: MTTRFKKNRKKRGHVSAGHGRIGKHRKHPGGRGNAGGMHHHRILFDKYHPGYFGKVGMRYFHKLRNKFYCPIVNVDKLWSLVPQEAKDKATKDNVPLIDVTQHGYFKILGKGKLPVNQPVVVKAKLISKVAEKKIKEAGGAVVLTA